The genomic segment AATGTTTAGAACGCTGTCAAGATAATAAACAAACTTTTCAATTACGAATTCTAagcaataaacaacaaaacttAAAAATTCAATTCCAAGAGTTTAAATCTCGCAAAACTTGGATTTAAGCGTAAATGCTTAAAATACTCAAAATATGAAGACAATTctcgaatttaattcaaaagttcgaatttaagcACATAAGCTTAAAAAATCCAAACTCAAGATTTTATATCTTGAAAATCTTAATTTTAAGAAATAATGTTTAAAATTCACTTATAGAACTAAACTGGTAGAGAAatgagaaagaaaaaaaaatcacatgTTCGATACAAATGAATAAAATTCTATTTATAGAAGATGAAAAACATTGAATCAAAAGGTATTCAGTTCACTTGAATCAATTGCTAAATGCCAAGTGCCAAGTCCCTAAGGTGGCGTCTCAATTGAAGAGGCGCCACCAAGTGattgtattttttaaatatatatatttctctTTCACCCAAATTCATAAAAGATAAATAATTTCGATAGTCATGTAACTTGTTCGAATTAATTTATCAATTCTAAATGAGTGCAAAACTCAATAGTACGGAtgaaaaacaaaacaagaacaaTAAACCTCAAACAAACTGAAGTTCAATGAAGAATCAGGACAATGATCGACTAAATGACTTCCCCAACTCATTCTACAGCTGCATTCTAAATTCAAATTACTAGAACTGTATAACAAGTTAAGAGCATCAGACTATAATATTTCATCAGCGTCATCACTAGGAGTGTCAGGTCCACGAGGAATTTTTCCAGGATAATCAGTCGTGGAAGAATGCGAACCAATCATTCTGCAGAATGGACATCAAAAGAAGATAAGTGAACCACGAGAATGTGACAAAATGCAAGAGGATTCCAGAACATGATAAGATCGTGTACCTTCTGTCAACAATGACCACTGATCGAAGTTCGCAGTTGGTGAATCTGTACACATAACTTGCAAGTGTTACTCATCCGTGAAACAAAGTTAAACAAACATACATGGCTGTACTATAAGAAGTCAACTTTCAGGAGTAATTTCCACGCGCAAGAAATATAACAGCAATAGAACAGAAATATTATCATATGGGTATCATAGAATTTAGATGCAATCAAAGCACGTCTTATTAAAATGACATGTACTAAATGATAATGTACTAGAATATGGATATCTgtgtatataaaaaaaattatcacatATGTCTACTGTATATTTAACATATTGAGtgttaataaaattaatattcatCAGCTTATAAGCAAAAATAAATGACAATTACCTTGTTTTTAATCTTGAATTCACTAGACCTACATTTAACTTGCATGTAAGTACGTTGAGCCTTTAAAGCGAATGATGTTTCGTGATTAATGACCAAGGTACACACTTTACTAAAGGGATTCACCTTGGCTAGTTTCTAAATGCATAGACAAAGCATCATTGTGCCCTATACACCGGCCCATATTGGATTGGGGAAGAGGTGTGAGTGGCTTGTTTAATAAACTATTCTAGCAACTTGATTTGACCATTTTCATAAAGTAAAGTGATAACAAATTCGACTTATTTGCCATCAAAAGCCATCATATAGAATGTTTGCACAATACTGTTGCATGAAATATTTGCCTAAACGCATGATATGTGGGCTGCCAACAACTGTGAATTAAACATTATGCAACAAGGAAAACACAACTGGCAAAACAGGGCCGTTTCTTGGTGATTGTCCAACGATAAAGGAAGAAACAAATCAACACTTACGGTCTGCATATTTCACGCTTCAGAGATATATGACAATCATTGCCAAACTCGTTGAGAGTATGAATCAAGAATCCGCTGTGAGTTACCACAGCTATCTCTTTCTCTTTCCGTGTCCACAACCTGCAACCCATTTAAAAACTATAAGTATATAGTTATATCGTTAACTTATTTTGCATCATACTCGATACTTGAGGACAATTGTATgactataaaataaaaaatggaaATTCAGCGTATAAACAATGGGGCTACCAGTTAAAAAATTGCAGTCCCCTGGCAGCAAGTTCTTCATCGGCCTCCCTAACATCAACCTTCCACAGCACATCATCATCACTTTCTATCTGAACAGAAGCACAAAGGTGAAAGAATAAACAACTCGACAAACAAAAAAATTGCCAGTGGTTACCCCTCGGGGGTGTCTGAGTTGGTGAAGTAAGTAAATATTTGATTAATGGTCAGGAGTTTTATTCCCCCTACCAACACTTTCTCAGACGAGCCTGTCGCACAGTGGCCTGTGCGGTTTACCTGGCTGTCTGGCCACCATGGTTTGCAGGTTCTTGTGTTAACCCGGAGATTTACACAGTGTACACTAAGGACAGTGGTTGCGGATTCcatcataataaaaaaaatgatagtACAAAGATAAAAGTGAATATTGGTCTACTTGCCATAGAAAAATCGATTGCCGGAAACAGTGGCTTGTAATCTCTTATGCTTCTTCTCTTATCGCACCAGTGAACTCCCTGGGGTATATTAAGACAATTGTAATCAATATCTACACAGCCGTAATTCCATAGCAAATATGGGTCGTATGTAAAAGCTAGTTCCACTTCAACAACTGCCGGATAGATTGATAGAAAAAAGGGAAAATCAATCCATTGTTTTTTGAGAAATCGATtaaaatatttggaataaaTTAATATGTCACACAGTGTGTAATAAAAACACCCAACAAATTTTACATGGAAGGCCGAATTATGGTGCAGAATACAGACTTCACCAAATAgatttattttttctaaaaatatttattagaaatcTTGTACCATATGTTCACGACAAAGTTCCAGTGCCACAAATGGAGGAGACTTTAAACTTGAAATTGCTGCACGGTTACTGTTTCCAGCATTTTCTACCATCAGTGGAGGTTCAGCAATTCCATTAACATAGCCTTCCCCACCAAATACTCCAACAGCCGTTTGCATAGTCCTGGAATGAATTATACGCAAGTTCCCTTCATTCTCAGATCAATAATGAACCAGCCAAAATCTTTTTAGAATACAGAGCATCATGTTCAAATAAGTTTAACTTGCTTAATAGACAATTATGAAGTGGGGCCAAataaaggaaaataatatatcaGATACATTGCAGCATAAGAAGAAGGATCAGAAACCCAAAGTACTTACCTTAACAATGGGGAAACAACAACTAATTCGATTCCATCAGAAAGGCCGGATGCATGAACATGTTTTCGCAGATTATCAACCTGTAACAGTACTTATCAATCATTCCTCTACTTTTCTTCTTACGAAAATGGTAAAATCGATTATTTAAAGACCATAAATGAAAATTCTAAAAACACTGCGCAGATGGAAAAGTTTGTAATCTAACTAAAATCTAACCACGAGCTTATTGACTACATTTAACATATAAAGCTGCCAACCATCCTACACTTTTTTGACGTAGTGTTTGTTGGTGTACTGATAACGTTGATCTATGGTGATTATGGAAGTTATGATCACCTGTTTCCAGCCAAGAGGTGTAAGTTGTGCATCTAAGAGCTTTGGAGACAAGTAAGCGTTGTGGTCCTTTTCTCCAGCCACATTGTGGAATCCCTGAGCATGTCTCACCTAAATTACATGCACATTATAATTAAACAACTGAATGTGTGCAGATTACAAACAAAACAGGAGAGGGCAGATGAAAACCAAATGAATAGTTTTGCATCGGTGCAAAGGGTACAAGCCTTGGCCAGGTAAAGTATCCATATCTGCAACATTTACAGAAAGCACATATCAGTGGAGAAGATCAGCATATTAACACCTCTTGCTTTTCTTTTGGATGCATGGAAAAGTGCATGTATTCATTGAAAAGTGGGGAAAGATGCataaaatagaaattttttgtTAGGGACTTTATTATTATGGGCCCTAAAGTGTCGGGCCTTATTTAGTTAGGAAGAATCTAGAAATGTGGGAGTGGTATATAAAATGCGAGGGAGGAGCGAGATTAGGATTCATTCAGTCGTTTTCTTCATCTTGTTTGGTGAAAAAACTAGCAGTGGCTAGGGGAGCAATTTAATTTTGCTTGTACAGAGGATTATCTCTGGGAACAATTTTAGTTTATTTCAATCAATATTATTTTCAGTTTCTTTGTTGTTTTGTCGTTCAATACCTAGCTATATTACTCTAACTTTGTAGCCAAGAATCGGCACTCTTAACAATTCTGTTAATGACTACTTTTACAGTGTTAGTACGAAATAAGCACCAAGAACAAAGCCGGTCATACTGAtgttttaattgaatttttttattaatggaTCGTAAAATCTTTATCTGAAATAAGAACAGAAAGATCAAGGAAGCAGGGAGTGCGCTGGATCATTGACAAACAACAATTCTGAATTCTAGTAGCGATatccattttatgttttttaatgCTTCAGTAAGGCATAGATAAAGAAGCGTGAAACATGTGACAATCATCTCATGagttgaacaaaaaaaaaaagaaaatgaaacatACCCAAAAAATAAAGAATATCCACAAATCTTTCACAAAAACAAAATCAGCATATACTAAATACGTACAAAAAGAAGCAGGATGGCCATGGCACGAATCACACATAAAACAGAGGAACACAAGAGAAAGCTGTAAAAATACAGAGATTAAAATAGACTCACAGGAGCAGCTCGGAGAGGAAATAACGGGAGATGAAAATGACCACCCAGAAACAGCACAGCCCGGAAAAATGCGTTGTTGTTGCTTGTTTATTCTCGTGTTTATGTTTATCGAGGGGCGAAAAAAAAATTCTCCTGGATCTTGTTGGAACTCAAAAACAACACGGGGATTCTATTTCAGTATTATCATTATCATTAAAAAATTGGTGGCCGACATTTCTGGTGTGCCAGTTGCCGAATGAAGCGCCGTGTATTTGTTTGCTTTTGTCTCGCTTCAACGAATCTGAATGCGTCATTGAAAAACGAAAAAGGGCATATTCGGATGGACAATTAAGTATCTGGGTACGTGTCGCAGGTTGGCAGTATTGCTTTGGCTTGCGTGGAACCAAGTgggccaatttttttaaaaaaaaattatgtattagTTTTGTGCCACTTAACATGAAATTATTTGTAGCCCAAATATACTAAAATCAATCAGGCCCAATCCCCAAAACCCCCTAACCCATCGGCCCATGCTTTCTCCCGATTGCTCGCTGCTTTCCCCGATTCCTTGCTGGAGAAAGGTTGTCCGACGTGACTCAAGCAACTAACGACGCTTCTCCTTTCGTTAAACCCTAACGTCCCACAGGTTGGCTCTTTTCTTTCCTCTCCCGCTTTCTCGTTGTTTATGTTGTGTTGATTTGTAGCTGCATTTTTccttcttataaaaaaaaaaaaaaatcggtgAACCGATACTTTATGAACTGAAGTGGAGTGACAGCAGCTCGGATTATTCATGACTAACGTGTTTGCTCTTATTGATTTATGGAATGAAAAGCTTTGTTGTTTCGTCTGCTTATTTAgatcaaataatattttcttataattaaaaaaagtaCTAATTGgataaattcttaaattttataatGTGATATGTCGTTAGGCAAAAAATTTTTCAGTTAGTTTTATTCTTGGAACCTGAACTCTAGCCCTTCACGATTTAGAGCAATCCCCGTACGTACACAACCGGAAGCGGCTACCATAGGCTGCAACCCAGACCTAGACGACTTCAATAGCTCGAGCAGGTTTAAAATCCTGATTCCACGGCACATTTTGCGTTCAAACCTTAAATTTTCCtcagttttattattttaatacgTTATTTTCCATAATGACATCTTTATTATTTGTTGCTTTATGATTTTAATCATTAATAATTGGATAATGAGATTATAATGATCGTATATTCTTATATCTAATGGATATAGCTACGACATGTATGATTTTACTTTATCAATTGTTGGTTCTCCCACTATCATATTTTCGTGtttgagtaggtttcttgtgagtcggtctcacgagtctttatctgtgagacgggtcaatcttaccgatattcacaataaaaagtaataattttagcgtaaaaagtaatactttttcttggatgactcaaataagatacttgtctcacaaaatacgacctgtgagaccgtttcatacaagtttttgcctttgtGTTTTGGATTCGCTGTTTGGCAACATGACTAAgaattgatgaagttgttagGAGCAATTTTAGAGTTGTAGTCAGTCTCTAAAACCTAtatgtaaataaataatcacAGTTTTAGAAGAGCTTGTGAGTCTCCATTAGTCcaactcaaaatattttatatttttactatattttgattatatttatattgattCGTTTATTGTTTTACAAAAACAAATCACAAAATTTCCTCCACATTTTGTTTTCATGCAACCCATAATTTATAGCGAGGTTAatcaattttataatttatctgAAATATGTTATAACTTGGAAGGTTAGATGGTGGTATTTTGATCTTTATTTAATGGTTATATATTCGATAATTAAACTGTTTTTCGCTTTATTGCAATCCTCGTTTTTTGGATGCATTTTCAGATTTTCTCTTATTCGAATGGGCTACTTTTATCCTAATTGGGCTGGATTAAAAAATGGAAGTAAAATATGTTCTTCCCTATCTACATAGCTTGGAACCCGGCCCGCTAGCAGTGAGACACCCGGGCTTCCTCCAACCTTTCACCGGCGACTCCGCGAGTGAGAATTCCAGCTCTCGTTTAGTTAAGGTGTTCTGCAGACGTAAAAATCAGGCTTAGGCACAAAATTTGGAGTTAAATCCCAGGAGCTCCTCGCAACAGAGGTTTGCTTTCTTTTCTTTGGTTAATTCAGTTTTAATCTATTTTTGCCCAATTTGTACGACTCTTCTTTGTAATTCATGGTCTAAACTGTATGATAATCGACAATGTTGTTACATATAACTATAACAATAATTGCGGCttcaaaaaacaaatttttttttttattttttattttttaacttgCGGCTTCAAAATTTGTAGTAGTGGAGAAAACACCCCTAAACGCTAAAGGTTACTGGTGATCGTAGATGAAAATTGCTGTAGAAGGGTGCATGCATGGAGAGCTGGACAACGTCTATGCAACTCTCTTACATATCCAAGAAGTCGAGAAGATCAAAGTCGATCTTCTAATTTGCTGTGGGGATTTTCAGGTCGAGTTATTCATACTTTTTTTTCTCCCCAAATTTTTAATCTTCGGTTTTTTTAATGCATTTTACAGGAGTTTGGGATGGCATGCTTTCTTAGCATTTATTTGTGTTGCATTTGTTTCACTGTATTTCTTGTTTTGGATTTCTCGTCAATGGTGTGTCTACTCAAGCCATGATGAATATCTGTAGAAATCTATGTgtagaattttatatgttaagtATCTATTTTACTTGTAACCATCCAATTATACATACTGCATGAAGATTGATTAGTTGTATTAAGTTGATCCATATTGATTTGATTCACTTTGCAAGAATTTAAAACATGAGTTTAATTTGAACCCACAGGATCTAGGAACTTCAATAGATTCTAGGAGCTCAACTTGCTAGGATGATTGCTGGTTATCTCAATTATGGAATGTTAAAAGTCTAAGATGGTGCATTTACCTTATTAGAACAGGGTGGAACTAGCTCCTAATATACTAGAATCTTGGCATCTGAAAGGAATTGAATTACAAATCATCCAATGTGTACTTTACAAACTGCCGAACAATAATAAAGCCAATAATCATTTGTTTTCAACCAAACAAAAAAAAGCAATTATTACGTCGAATCACACCTTGGATTCATATTCTGCTTTAAGGCAAACCAAAACGAGTGATTCACGGTTGAGGTGCACACTTCTCTGAAATGATTACTCTATTCACAACGGTTGAGTTTCTATGTATCTTGACCCTGGACAAGTTGAAACCTTCAGTTCGGTGGTGTCTTATAACATCTTCTAAACAAACTATACCTGAATTAATTATTATCTAATCCTGAACTGAGGATTTCAAACTAGTTTCATATTTTTAGTTAAATAGATGGCACaacattttctttcgttgcatATTTCTGCGCAAGATGCCACAACTCTGGAGACCATTTCTTCTGAGTAAAGCTAACCaccttttcttattttttcttGTCTTTTTCGCCTCTGTTATTCTTCATGTCTCTTACACACTCGTTGCCTTGTGCATCACTCCTGTTTGATTTGTCTAATGTCTGTTTGTTTGGTGTCTTATCGTCAAGGAGAGTGTTTGCAGAAATGTATGGGAGGGGAAAAGCTTAAATTGATAAATTTCAGTAACTTTTTAGTTTTTTTCTTACTAATATGTGAAAAAATTTGCTTCGAACTATATAATGTGTGCAACAGGCTATTAGGAATGAAAGAGATCTAGAAAGCTTAAATGTGCCTGCCAAGTATCGGCACATGAACACATTTCACAAGTATTATTCAGGGGAGAAAGCTGCCCCAATTCCGACCATATTCATTGGGGGAAATCATGAGGCATCGAATTATATGTGGGAACTGTAAGCGAATAATTTATGTGTgcttgcaattttttttttcagtgcATGAAATTCTTTTTGACATGTTTTCTTATTTATTAAAGTAGAGAAAGGGAAGAATTTCAACAAATATGATTTTGGATGACATTGCTTCTCACATGCGACCTCTCTTCATACGGTGGTGGATTATGCATGTTTTGCAGTGAAAAGCATAAATGTGATTTTGTTTAGTCGAAGTTGAACTTCACTTAGTGACAATGTTATTTTCCATCTAGACAGTTTGAAATTCATATCACCATTTTTTTCCCCGAAATTTTTGCCCTGTAGTATGTGACAAGCTAACTCCACTCGCAGATACTATGGTGGATGGGCTGCACCACAGATATACTTTCTTGGAATGGCGGGGGTGATTAAGTTTGGAAATGTTCGTATTGGTGGCATCTCTGGAATTTATAATAGGCATGACTACTATTCAGGTATTGTAAGTTGAGTACTCACTGGTCTGTTATAGAGCACCCAGTATTGTGAGTTGAGTACTCACTGGTCGGTTAGAGAGCCCCtttgaggagttcttgctgtatatgttgatgctCCTGTGATGTTGCAGTTTGAACTTTTCAACTTCTTAATATAACAATCCATTTGAGATGGAaatttatctgaagcaccaataATCAATTGTTTTGTTCCATATTAGagtatgttgttattgttgtttGGTTAGTTTTTGCTCGTGTCTCTTTGTAATTTCTTGAATGACATTATGTTAGCAGGGCACTGTGAAAAGCTGCCTTACAATGAAAAAGACATCCGGTCCATATACCATGTTCGTGAGTTTGATTTTTACAAGCTTATGCAACTTGAGGAACCTATTGACATCTTTATGTCACATGATTGGCCACTCGGGATTACCTCTTGTGGAGACTTGCAGAACCTTCTACGTCGAAAGCCGTTCTTTGAACAAGAGGTAATGCGGGTTACAATATTGATGATCAATAATTTTTTACTTCCCACTGAAGTTATAAAcgtttattttctcaaattatttcttttttgtAATTATTGGGTTGCTTCAgttttcctttttttattttcaataatcgATATCTCTGACCGCTTCTGTAGTGCAGTAACACTTATCCTTATGCAACAAACTCACTGTGTCTTTTTAACTCGAGTGCCCATGTCACAAATAGGGATTGACTTTGACACCTAAttatgtacttgtgtttctgtatgttttaaatgttttgtgTGCTTCCCTCAATCAAAAGTTCAAACAAAAATGGAGCAAAGGAACCATCACTTTAGAAGTTGATTGAAGTGCATTTTATCATGAAATAGTCGGAAACCTTAACCTGAGAATGCCATGGCCTTCTTGTACAAGCATATTGATCAGTTCATTGTATCTGTTGAACCATAGTGCGATTAAGGCTGTGCAGTCACCCAGTAGTATACAAGTCTTAGCTGTGCATGATTTTGAACTATACGGTTAAAGTGTTAAACCCTAGTAAGTTGAGATTTGTAGGTGCGGCTTCAGGATTTTCCTCATGATCTTGTGGTGGTAGACAATTCATCAGGGAATATTGAGTGCCGAAAGTTCAGCCTATGCTCATGTACAACTTATATTCTGCATATCAACTACTTTCTGAAATTTTTTGGTGCTGGTATTAACCATAAGATTGTTTTCTCGTTCCATTTCTtactaaaataaaatgtaatttgaaataatttgttGCTCTGGATTTTTTTGATCCTCTAAAACCATATAAAGACGATGAGTTATTGATGAGTTTTGGGTCACCTTTACTATTTACTCTTATTTTTCAGATTCGAGAAGGAACATTGGGAAATCGAGCTGCCGCGGAATTGCTGGACAAGTTGAAACCTTTTCACTGGTTTTCTGCCCATCTACACTGCAAATTCTCTGCTCTTGTTCAACATGGGGAAAATGGCTCTGTCACAAAGTTTCTTGCACTGGACAAGTGCCTGCCTGGACGGAACTTTTTGCAGGTTGCTGCTCATCCTGTATTGTTATTTGTTAACAACAGATACTTTCTGCAGTTACAAGTTGAGAAAGTTCATTAACTTTGGATTCTTTCGTTGTTATAGATTGTTGACATTCCATCAGAGATGGGCCCTTATGAGCTTCAGTACGATGAAGAATGGCTTGCAATCACCAGGAAGTTTAACCCTGCTTTTCCCAGGACTAGATATCGTGCAAATTTTGGGTGCTGCTATTGTTTTCacattattaaataatttttcaaatatttgcttgttattgatattatttgtattttaGTGATGCTAAGCTCGATATACAAGATTGTCGTCACTTCGTTAGGAATAAGCTGCAAATGAGAGGGGGTAAACTTTTTGAATTTGTTCGGTCAGCGCCGTGCTATAATCCTGGTCAACCGGTTTCAAAAAGATTTCCTTCCGGTGAGTATTTATGCTTA from the Primulina tabacum isolate GXHZ01 chromosome 8, ASM2559414v2, whole genome shotgun sequence genome contains:
- the LOC142552864 gene encoding phosphoglycerate mutase-like protein 1 isoform X2, yielding MDTLPGQGLYPLHRCKTIHLVRHAQGFHNVAGEKDHNAYLSPKLLDAQLTPLGWKQVDNLRKHVHASGLSDGIELVVVSPLLRTMQTAVGVFGGEGYVNGIAEPPLMVENAGNSNRAAISSLKSPPFVALELCREHMGVHWCDKRRSIRDYKPLFPAIDFSMAKSDDDVLWKVDVREADEELAARGLQFFNWLWTRKEKEIAVVTHSGFLIHTLNEFGNDCHISLKREICRPFTNCELRSVVIVDRRMIGSHSSTTDYPGKIPRGPDTPSDDADEIL
- the LOC142552864 gene encoding phosphoglycerate mutase-like protein 1 isoform X1; protein product: MDTLPGQGLYPLHRCKTIHLVRHAQGFHNVAGEKDHNAYLSPKLLDAQLTPLGWKQVDNLRKHVHASGLSDGIELVVVSPLLRTMQTAVGVFGGEGYVNGIAEPPLMVENAGNSNRAAISSLKSPPFVALELCREHMGVHWCDKRRSIRDYKPLFPAIDFSMIESDDDVLWKVDVREADEELAARGLQFFNWLWTRKEKEIAVVTHSGFLIHTLNEFGNDCHISLKREICRPFTNCELRSVVIVDRRMIGSHSSTTDYPGKIPRGPDTPSDDADEIL
- the LOC142552863 gene encoding lariat debranching enzyme isoform X1, whose translation is MKIAVEGCMHGELDNVYATLLHIQEVEKIKVDLLICCGDFQAIRNERDLESLNVPAKYRHMNTFHKYYSGEKAAPIPTIFIGGNHEASNYMWELYYGGWAAPQIYFLGMAGVIKFGNVRIGGISGIYNRHDYYSGHCEKLPYNEKDIRSIYHVREFDFYKLMQLEEPIDIFMSHDWPLGITSCGDLQNLLRRKPFFEQEIREGTLGNRAAAELLDKLKPFHWFSAHLHCKFSALVQHGENGSVTKFLALDKCLPGRNFLQIVDIPSEMGPYELQYDEEWLAITRKFNPAFPRTRYRANFGDAKLDIQDCRHFVRNKLQMRGGKLFEFVRSAPCYNPGQPVSKRFPSEVGHCRNPQTEALLQLLELQYVLDDSSIMKEPSPFPSRGSLDFRSEDIPIDDVDEDEDEIDEET
- the LOC142552863 gene encoding lariat debranching enzyme isoform X2; this translates as MKIAVEGCMHGELDNVYATLLHIQEVEKIKVDLLICCGDFQAIRNERDLESLNVPAKYRHMNTFHKYYSGEKAAPIPTIFIGGNHEASNYMWELYYGGWAAPQIYFLGMAGVIKFGNVRIGGISGIYNRHDYYSGHCEKLPYNEKDIRSIYHVREFDFYKLMQLEEPIDIFMSHDWPLGITSCGDLQNLLRRKPFFEQEIREGTLGNRAAAELLDKLKPFHWFSAHLHCKFSALVQHGENGSVTKFLALDKCLPGRNFLQIVDIPSEMGPYELQYDEEWLAITRKFNPAFPRTRYRANFGDAKLDIQDCRHFVRNKLQMRGGKLFEFVRSAPCYNPGQPVSKRFPSVGHCRNPQTEALLQLLELQYVLDDSSIMKEPSPFPSRGSLDFRSEDIPIDDVDEDEDEIDEET